The following are from one region of the Lytechinus variegatus isolate NC3 chromosome 4, Lvar_3.0, whole genome shotgun sequence genome:
- the LOC121413548 gene encoding MARVEL domain-containing protein 1-like — MATEKSPDQPAVITTTTVTSHTTTTKQMKSSSGVGIQFDKSFAKSPQGVLALIEAFYSFVAFVIIAASDRQIYKSGSFAFFMTVTFIVFFFTMCYYIGEVTNLRYKLQLPWTILDMWIYSIYILTLLISSSLVAANGYLPNHGAGATLGFVVMQLYMISLVLTIMQFRANQALNQQSTGAMGVDNTANTIGAGAAPDNFYNGPGPAY; from the exons ATGGCTACCGAGAAGAGTCCCGACCAACCGGCCGTCATCACGACCACGACCGTCACATCGCATACGACCACCACCAAACAGATGAAATCAAGTTCGGGTGTCGGAATTCAATTCGATAAGTCTTTTGCCAAGTCGCCTCAGGGCGTCCTTGCCCTCATAGAAGCC TTCTATTCTTTTGTGGCGTTTGTCATCATCGCGGCGAGTGATCGCCAGATATATAAATCGGGTAGTTTTGCTTTCTTTATGACGGTCACCTTCATCGTTTTCTTTTTCACGATGTGCTACTACATTGGTGAGGTCACAAACCTACGATACAAGCTACAGTTACCATGGACGATACTG gaTATGTGGATCTACTCCATATACATCTTAACCTTGCTGATATCATCTTCTTTGGTAGCAGCTAATGGATATTTACCTAACCACGGTGCAGGAGCG ACTTTAGGTTTTGTTGTAATGCAGCTCTACATGATCAGCCTTGTCCTTACGATAATGCAATTTCGGGCAAACCAAGCTCTTAACCAACAGTCGACGGGGGCCATGGGGGTTGACAACACAGCTAACACAATAGGGGCAGGGGCGGCCCCCGACAATTTTTATAATGGCCCTGGGCCAGCATATTAG